In Lolium rigidum isolate FL_2022 chromosome 3, APGP_CSIRO_Lrig_0.1, whole genome shotgun sequence, the genomic window TCGAGCACGAGCCCGTCCGGGCTGGTGAATCGCGCGCTGCCGAGCAAGAGCGCGCCGCGACAGGAGGGGATTTCTCCGGAGACCCGTCCGGGCTGGTGAATCGCGCGCTGTCGAGCACGAGCGCGCCGCGGCAGGAGGGGATTTCTCCGAAGACCGGATATGGGAGGGAAGTGTAGCCAGCCGGAGGTGGGGTGGGGAGGAAGCACGCCGGCGACCAAGGATGGAGGCGGGCGTGGGGATGGAGCTCGAGCGTTGATAGAGTTCTGATTTTCTCTCTATTCGGCGCGGCCCATGTTGGTGCAGCCCATGTGGCAGGAGGGGATTTCAGATTAAGAGAGTACAGTCGTCCGACGCGAACAGGTTTGGATCCGGTTTTTCTACGTACAATCAGCGAGACTAAACCAATCGGGAATTTATTCTGAGCGTAGGACGTACGACGTACCggtccgatcgcaatttaatagtaaagattgtgATCAGGTATGATGTCAGTGCAACACCGCACCAAGCTTCCCTAGAATGTCCTGGGGTACAATGTCGAACCCCTCATCCACCTGAGGTAGTAAAAGAAAATGTTTATCAGTTCACATTCCCTCGGTTAAATATGTATACAATGTAGTTTGATTACAAAAATGGAAGCGTTGACCCATAATTATTCATCCATTCATATATTACATCTGCATATTAATATTCCATTCGTTTCATATAATATAAGTCTCATTTGGTCACCAGATATTTTTTACTAATATATAGTTTGTATGTCAAAAAATCATTCATGCTATATTGGAGTATATAAATGGAGTAATTTTTAGTTGAAACCTTGACTTAATGAAAAACTTATAAGCCTTATTTTGAAATGGAGGGAGAGTAATATTTAAGAGAGTAAGAGCATGTTTGATTCGATAGGAAAAACGCAAGAATAGGAAAAATGTAGGCATGCAATGTCATGCATGCTCCAATCCtacatgaatatatgtgtaccaaAATTTGTTTTATTCCACCTCCACCATAGGAAAaacaaatgttttttttttaaaaaaaagacgTACAAGTGGATGTTAAACTTCCTATGAAAATCAATCTTACTAATCAAACAACAATCGGTCGTAGGTGTTCTTCCCGAAAGAATATGTCCTGAGCCGACATTTAGCTTCTAGGGTCTTTGCATTCCAATTTTTTTATTTCGAAAAACAAGGATATTATTTCGCTAAGTAACAGGTCATGGAGTAACGGACTTGCCTTTGCCATGATGGTTATGTTCACAGTGCAAGACGGGAAGGGGATGACATTGATGTGCGTGATGCTAAGGTGAAGCCCCTCAACCTCGGCGAGCAACTTGACAAGCACGCCCTTGCCGTCTTCACAATGGATCTTCAGCATGACAGTGCTCTCCGCGATCCTTGCCTCAATCTCCGGCAGCGAGCTCCCAGTCGTCGTCGCGCCGTACGGTTTGGTGGCGATGTTGGGCCTCTTGAAAAGCACAACCGAGTCGGCGCTCCTCACATTGCGGTCCTCGAGTTCCTTGAGCTTCTCCTGCTGCTCCTTGACGTACCTCACAGCGTCCGACAGGATCGTCGCCTTGTCCATCTGGACGATATTGATTCATATAGTCAATAAGTTTAGCCGAAATTTTCACGTCCGAAAGAAAACGATGAGCTGAAGTGATGCAAGAGTGTGGGGAATGTAGCGCGGAAATAGCCGATGGGGACCTTCTTGAGGCCGGGGATGACAGTGGAGAGCTCGATGAAGCGGCGGTTGATCTTCTCGCGGCGCTTCCTCTCAGCCATGACGTGTTCCTGCACGCACGGCTCCGGCGAGGACGTCTGCCCCGTCTCCGTACTGGCGGTGCTCTTCAAGGAGCGTTTCCTTGACGCTGGCGACCTTTGCGCCGGCTGAGGCACGTCCTGCACTGGTTCGTGGGCGGTGGGCGTGATCTCGTCGTGAGTGCTCGGCTGTGGCATGGTGGAGGTGAAGTTCCAGCCGGCGGATGGGTAGGTTGTGCTACCGACGCTGCAGTTGGACGACCAGCCGTCGTTCTCCACGACCGCACCTCTTGGCGTGTTCTCACGGCGGCTGTCGGCGCCGGAGCTCCAGCTGTCCGTGGCGCGGAGTGGGTGGCCATCTTGGGCTGCAGCTTCTGCAGGGGCGGTGCCATTCTGTAGCTCCGGGCAGTGGAGATCTTGCAGTGACGAGAATGGGTCGTCGTGCTGCAGCGTCTCCATGGCCCACTCCATGAACATGCTCGAGTCGTCCATGCCGATCGACCTCCTGCCGGTTCCTGTACCTGTAGCTGATCGAATCACACACCAAAATAGGATATATCACAACACCATAAAATGAAACGATGCATCGTGCGCTCAACATCCGAAATATTACTTGGTGAAAGTTTCAAGAACCACGACCAGCTTGCTAGCAAAGTGTAAATCCATAGTTCCATACCCAAGCGGGAAACGGAACTCAACTTAGAACAGTTTGTGGGCAGCAGCAAGGTAGGCGGATCAAAATGCAGGAATGGGAAACAAGACCAGGCAGAGATCAAAGATGTCCGGGAACACACCACAATTACCTCCTGACGAGAAGACAGATCCCTGAAGATGATTGCAGGGACTAGGTACGAAGAACGAATCAGTAAAATGCATGTGCCCTAGCTGTCCGGTTCACTCCCTCGCATGCTTATCACTTCTTCCATGTGTGGTCTATATAGCTCAGCTAGCCAGCTGCGGGCCTTGGAAACACAGATATCTGTCACGTGCACCTCAGCAGATTTCCTTATCAGCATCATCCGTCCTTATTAAGGTCTTTTTAAATTCATATAGGAATGAGAGAATCAGGaatatggaaaacaaaaaaaaatcacaagATAGCAAGGCCACCGGAAAAGTGCAGAAATATGAACCAGTGTAAAAATAAGGCTGCAACGAACGTTGAAATTCCTAGTGAACAAAATCATTGGAAACTAAGAGCATctcagtcgcgtcctccaaaccgtctcccaaagggatttggggcgcatcGGACAAAAAAATATGCCCAGCCGCATCCCCCAtagcctctttttgtccggcgcggcccgatacggtgtccggcgccccgagcccgtccccgccccacagggtacGCTCCGACcacgccggacacaatgaaaaaTGAGGCGAagagacgcgggcccgacgcgtcagtggCACAGGAAAAATTCGTCCCCCTCTCCCACCAAATCGCGCCTCTCCCACCGCGCATTTCTGCCCTTCCAACACATTTGACCTCAtatgccgccgattcatttctcctttgatgctttattgggttgacttggcacatactTATACCAtgatatgactataaccagtcagctaaagcctctatgattatttagtttttcacttgtaatatcactttatgctttgataatgttttgtcgctatgcatgattatgtccattattgctctcttagttggtcgttctcagtcttttgctagctttcgcctgtactgagtatgaactcagctcgtgcatccaactcctaaAAACCAAAGTTTACCAATTGTGTACCACCATATATATCTACCTAGTAGAATTATTGCTATGCCAAGTatgttcatcatgtttttatttatcttccaaattaaagtttggcatgagaaaattagttagtaaagctctcacgaacttgatggcacatttactttcttgcagttaataaacttgatcattgtgactatcttatcaaGTTTatgtgtttgcaaattgcaagttgggagttagcacaaccatgctttcatggggacgctttcaatattgcacttattcatatttagttgatgtcatgttcttttgtctatggatgcctagcggtgcgaaataaaatggaaacttgtaagtccatggagtttgcatATATGTTCTTTTGTCTATGAAACGCCTGAGccgctaagccatgcatcattcatggcgaaatttacagcgaactatagtgagcattctatgaagcattttcaataaaaagctatacccatagtaaataaaagattgctgagatgttcattgtatgtttgtcttgtcattttggcatgggattgctcctacaagagtacttccatatcatcgggcaggaggtaccccgtgtcaacacccggatttttaagtccagatgcctattatgccattcatcgcaatcccaggaatattgtttttgcgagacataataggttgatatcacaacacatatttcattacaacacataatcgtcttacaacaaaggatcacaggatccagtcttaatacaacatagtggatctagagatcctattacaaaacacatagcggaagcgaagtagtagcggtcgtggtccatctatttCACAGGCAActattgacgtcaggagtggtcctagttgtcgtagacgtcctgctgtccatcttcctcgtactgctgttctccttcatagtctggccatttgaatagccagggacaaagccatgagtactttaaagtactcgcaaactaatactagtgtaagcactatcaactatattaagggggtgctaagctctaagtttatttgcataaagccaattttagttcataaacatttagtaaaagactcctcatttgcctaacttactccagtgggaacattagtgtcattcccacaactcagttgtgattcaagtcaggtcacccttcaccattcgccaacattttcaagaatctgacgccggaaactgtatggcctttccaaccgtccgtaaccatggacacggctattcgaataggtttacactctgcagaggttgcacacttgtgccacaacatttgattacatccgtcgaggataacctcgaatcatcgtaacttagtacgcggatcatcaaccctaacctttcacttacatatcctagtataggcacctttccccatgagcttggcctcccagtgaagacaaaccgtca contains:
- the LOC124696981 gene encoding transcription factor bHLH18-like; translated protein: MDDSSMFMEWAMETLQHDDPFSSLQDLHCPELQNGTAPAEAAAQDGHPLRATDSWSSGADSRRENTPRGAVVENDGWSSNCSVGSTTYPSAGWNFTSTMPQPSTHDEITPTAHEPVQDVPQPAQRSPASRKRSLKSTASTETGQTSSPEPCVQEHVMAERKRREKINRRFIELSTVIPGLKKMDKATILSDAVRYVKEQQEKLKELEDRNVRSADSVVLFKRPNIATKPYGATTTGSSLPEIEARIAESTVMLKIHCEDGKGVLVKLLAEVEGLHLSITHINVIPFPSCTVNITIMAKVDEGFDIVPQDILGKLGAVLH